A window of Vigna radiata var. radiata cultivar VC1973A unplaced genomic scaffold, Vradiata_ver6 scaffold_194, whole genome shotgun sequence contains these coding sequences:
- the LOC106779378 gene encoding lysophospholipid acyltransferase LPEAT2, which yields MADADLTSPLLSPDHIVLTVNSSVAHSADGNPYRSLGCDDELLVPPPATLDPFRNGTPTVAGLYEWTKTVLCLPVALLRLVLFGLCLAVGYVATKVALEGWKDKENPMPKWRCRVMWITRMCGRCILFSFGYQWIKRKGKPAPREIAPIIVSNHVSYIEPIFYFYELFPTIVASESHDSIPFVGTIIRAMQVIYVNRFLPSSRRQAIREIKRRASCDKFPRVLLFPEGTTTNGRNLISFQLGAFIPGYPIQPVIVRYPHVHFDQSWGNVSLGKLMFRMFTQFHNFFEIEYLPVVYPLDDKETAVHFRERTSRALATALNGVQTGHSYGDTMLCLKAQEAKQENPSSYMVEVTKFEALFHVSSMEVVDFLDKFLAMNPDPSGRVQYHDFLRVLRLKACPLSAKIFSFIDVEKCGTITFRQFLYGSAHVMSQPGFHQACEEAFAGCGGAVRPYIVEQELRDFIQPVIISWNADEVNELFMLFDTDDDGRVDKNDFVSCLRRNPLIIAFFTPQPKQKEFEGNGVIEVV from the exons ATGGCGGATGCTGATCTCACCTCCCCGCTTCTCTCCCCCGATCACATCGTACTCACCGTCAACTCCTCTGTCGCTCACTCCGCCGATGGCAATCCCTACCGCTCGCTCGGATGCGACGACGAGCTCCTCGTGCCGCCGCCCGCAACCCTGGACCCCTTCCGCAACGGCACGCCGACGGTGGCAGGGCTCTATGAGTGGACGAAGACGGTGCTGTGTCTTCCGGTGGCGCTGCTGCGGCTCGTGCTGTTCGGGCTCTGCCTCGCCGTCGGGTACGTGGCGACGAAAGTGGCGCTGGAAGGGTGGAAGGACAAGGAGAATCCCATGCCCAAGTGGAGGTGTAGGGTTATGTGGATCACAAGAATGTGCGGCAGATGCATTCTTTTTTCGTTTGG CTATCAGTGGATAAAACGGAAAGGAAAGCCTGCACCCAGGGAAATTGCTCCTATAATTGTATCCAATCATGTATCATACATTGAACCTATCTTCTATTTCTACGAATTATTTCCCACTATTGTTGCATCTGAGTCTCATGACTCCATACCTTTTGTTGGCACAATTATAAGAGCCATGCAG GTTATATATGTCAACAGATTCTTACCATCATCAAGGAGGCAGGCTATCAGGGAAATAAAG AGAAGGGCCTCTTGCGATAAATTTCCTCGAGTTCTATTATTTCCGGAGGGAACGACAACCAATGGCAGGAACCTTATCTCCTTCCAACTTGGTGCATTTATCCCAGGATACCCAATCCAGCCTGTAATTGTACGCTATCCTCATGTGCACTTTGACCAATCCTG GGGTAATGTTTCTTTGGGGAAGCTTATGTTCAGGATGTTCACTCAATTTCACAATTTCTTTGAG ATAGAATATCTTCCAGTTGTTTATCCCCTGGATGATAAGGAAACTGCAGTTCATTTTCGGGAGAGG ACTAGCCGTGCTCTTGCAACTGCATTGAATGGTGTCCAAACAGGACATTCTTATGGAGACACAATGCTTTGTTTGAAAGCACAAGAAGCAAAACag GAGAACCCCTCAAGTTATATGGTTGAAGTCACTAAGTTTGAAGCA TTATTTCATGTCAGCAGCATGGAAGTGGTGGACTTTCTGGATAAATTCTTGGCCATGAATCCTGATCCCAG TGGTCGTGTCCAATATCATGACTTCTTGAGGGTTTTAAGACTTAAGGCTTGCCCGCTATCTGCAAAG atattttcattcattgatGTGGAGAAGTGTGGGACAATTACTTTCAGACAG TTCTTGTATGGATCTGCCCATGTGATGTCGCAACCAGGGTTCCATCAAGCCTGTGAAGAAGCCTTTGCTGGGTGTGGTGGTGCAGTAAGGCCCTATATTGTAGAACAAGAG TTACGAGATTTCATTCAACCTGTTATCATCAGCTGGAATGCGGATGAG GTCAATGaactttttatgttatttgatACCGATGATGATGGAAGAGTTGACAAGAATGATTTTGTTTCATGCCTTAGAAGAAATCCTCTTATCATTGCATTTTTTACACCTCAACCAAAGCAAAAGGAATTTGAAGGTAATGGAGTGATAGAGGTAGTTTGA